The Leptospira sp. WS39.C2 genome contains a region encoding:
- a CDS encoding cysteine-rich CWC family protein, producing the protein MNEQNQNSVQNTANESQPNNQKHEEKICPNCLRIFECKVGSIQLCQCTKVSLTKDETEYLATQYNDCLCFQCMEKLAFEYKTNKSYKSINWNF; encoded by the coding sequence ATGAATGAACAAAATCAAAATTCTGTTCAAAATACAGCCAACGAATCCCAGCCAAACAATCAAAAACATGAAGAAAAAATTTGTCCCAACTGCTTGCGAATTTTTGAATGTAAAGTTGGTTCCATCCAATTATGCCAATGTACAAAAGTATCCTTAACAAAGGATGAAACGGAATATTTAGCAACTCAATATAACGATTGTTTGTGTTTCCAATGCATGGAAAAATTGGCTTTCGAATATAAAACAAACAAATCCTATAAGTCCATAAATTGGAATTTTTGA
- the eutC gene encoding ethanolamine ammonia-lyase subunit EutC, whose amino-acid sequence MSNLDLWKQFTQARIGLKRFGGSISTKEMLQFRLDHAKAKDAVVQEPQWDAIQLGINQISNQYGIPNFFVKSKISSKQEYLLRPDLGRRLSEESIHKLNSQNKGYNLGLVCVDGLSAKAIDNHLLNFLDIFLKKIKTSKLKLAPLVYTQWGRVAIGDEISEILNTKLCLVIIGERPGLTSSDSLGLYLTYDPKVGNTDETRNCISNVRPLGLPIPDAVEKINYLINECLVQGQSGVLLKDQMPTDTKSLNVEKNILKLEEDTKDTK is encoded by the coding sequence ATGTCAAATTTGGATTTGTGGAAACAGTTTACGCAAGCAAGGATTGGCTTAAAACGATTTGGTGGTTCCATATCCACCAAAGAGATGTTACAATTTCGATTGGACCATGCTAAGGCAAAAGATGCTGTTGTACAAGAACCACAATGGGATGCCATTCAATTAGGAATAAATCAAATTTCAAATCAATATGGAATTCCAAATTTTTTTGTAAAAAGCAAAATTAGTTCTAAACAAGAATATTTGTTAAGGCCAGATCTCGGTCGTAGATTATCTGAAGAATCAATTCATAAATTAAATTCACAGAACAAAGGTTATAATTTAGGGCTTGTTTGTGTAGATGGTTTGTCTGCAAAAGCAATCGATAATCACTTACTTAATTTTTTAGATATTTTTCTAAAAAAAATAAAAACATCTAAATTAAAGTTAGCACCTTTGGTTTATACCCAATGGGGAAGAGTTGCTATTGGAGATGAAATTTCTGAAATTTTAAATACCAAACTTTGTTTAGTGATCATTGGAGAACGGCCTGGACTTACCTCTTCCGATAGTCTTGGACTCTATTTGACGTATGATCCAAAAGTTGGGAATACAGACGAAACTAGAAATTGTATTTCGAATGTTAGACCACTTGGACTTCCTATTCCAGACGCAGTTGAAAAAATAAATTATCTAATTAATGAATGTTTGGTCCAAGGACAATCAGGAGTTTTATTAAAAGACCAAATGCCAACTGATACAAAATCGTTAAACGTGGAAAAAAACATTCTGAAATTGGAAGAAGATACAAAGGATACAAAATAA
- a CDS encoding ethanolamine ammonia-lyase subunit EutB, translating to MSYQIFIGKKIYQFQDLKTVLAKASPLRSGDILSGTAAENQEERIAAQMALADIFLSEFLNLELIPANKDEVTRLILESHDEKSFQLISHLTVGGFRDFLLSETTDMSVLESIRLGLTPEMVAAVSKLMSNQDLILVSQKIRIITKFRNTIGLPGRLSVRLQPNHPTDDRKGIAASILDGLLLGSGDAVIGINPATDHIPTCISLLEMLDTIIQKYSIPTQSCILTHVTTAMQVMQKGAPVDLVFQSIGGTEDLNKSFGINLSILEEAGEMALSLKRGTIGDNVMYFETGQGSALSAGAHHGIDQQTLEVRAYAVARKFSPLLVNTVVGFIGPEYLYNGKQIIRAGLEDHFCGKLMGLPMGVDICYTNHADADQDDMDTLLTVLGVAGCNFIMGIPGADDVMLSYQSTSFHDALYLRQVLGLKPTPEFEEWLIQNGIFSKGKNFLPVENQMISLFEKEMRMDS from the coding sequence GTGAGTTATCAAATTTTCATCGGGAAAAAAATATACCAATTCCAAGATCTCAAAACTGTATTGGCAAAGGCAAGTCCTCTTCGTTCTGGAGATATTCTCAGTGGAACCGCAGCTGAAAACCAAGAAGAAAGAATTGCCGCGCAAATGGCGTTAGCTGATATATTTCTCTCGGAATTTTTAAACTTGGAGCTAATTCCAGCAAACAAAGATGAGGTGACGAGATTAATATTAGAATCTCATGATGAAAAATCGTTTCAGTTGATTTCACATTTAACAGTCGGTGGGTTTCGGGATTTTTTACTCTCCGAAACAACAGATATGTCTGTTTTAGAATCCATTCGTTTGGGATTAACACCAGAAATGGTTGCCGCTGTTTCGAAACTTATGTCAAACCAAGATTTGATATTGGTGAGCCAAAAAATAAGAATCATAACAAAGTTTAGAAATACAATTGGTTTACCTGGACGTTTGTCTGTACGTTTGCAACCCAACCATCCGACAGATGATCGGAAAGGAATTGCTGCTAGTATCTTAGATGGTTTACTCCTTGGGAGTGGAGACGCAGTCATTGGAATCAATCCTGCGACAGACCATATACCTACATGTATTTCGTTACTTGAAATGTTAGATACAATCATACAGAAATATTCTATTCCAACACAGTCTTGTATCCTCACTCATGTCACAACAGCAATGCAAGTGATGCAAAAGGGAGCTCCTGTTGATTTGGTTTTCCAATCAATTGGAGGTACTGAAGATTTGAACAAAAGTTTTGGTATCAATTTATCCATTTTAGAGGAAGCTGGGGAAATGGCTTTGTCTCTAAAAAGAGGGACTATTGGAGATAATGTCATGTACTTTGAAACTGGTCAAGGGAGTGCTCTTTCGGCAGGTGCACATCATGGTATTGACCAACAAACTTTGGAAGTTCGTGCTTATGCAGTTGCAAGAAAATTTTCGCCCTTACTTGTGAACACAGTTGTTGGGTTCATCGGACCTGAATATTTATACAATGGAAAACAAATTATCCGGGCAGGATTGGAAGACCATTTTTGTGGTAAACTGATGGGTTTACCAATGGGAGTTGATATTTGTTATACGAACCATGCCGATGCAGACCAAGATGATATGGATACCTTACTCACTGTTTTAGGTGTTGCAGGATGTAATTTTATAATGGGAATTCCAGGAGCAGATGATGTGATGTTATCATACCAAAGTACTTCATTTCACGATGCCTTATATTTGAGACAGGTTCTGGGATTAAAACCAACTCCAGAATTCGAAGAATGGTTGATTCAAAATGGAATTTTTTCGAAGGGAAAAAACTTTTTACCTGTTGAAAACCAAATGATTTCACTATTTGAAAAAGAAATGAGGATGGATTCCTGA
- a CDS encoding cryptochrome/photolyase family protein, translating into MKKALLILGNQLFDLSSIIPKEKRAEYTIFIREDKELCTYYRFHKQKILFFFLAMREYARELKGFGFFVHYETFDPDSDTYEYHLNQFIQEKSIAELHYFEIEDRFFEIRIQSLLQKINIKGIEHKSPMFLTKRKEFDSYLSSHKRPFMKTFYESQRKTWNILLDEKKEPIGGRWSYDTENRKKLPKSYIAPTLPKIHFSKKEKEVFQLVEFRFKDHPGNTDDFWLPTSRSGAKLWLDQFLNERLDLFGPYEDAFSLTEPVLQHSVLTPFLNVGLLTPKEVIDRTLEFANQNKIPIESLEGFLRQIIGWREFIRGIYHNFGVTQENLNHFGHTRKLTKHWYDGTTGIPPLDFVINKCNKLGYAHHIERLMVVGSLMVLFEIHPQEAYRWFMEMFIDSSDWVMGPNVYGMALFSDGGIFATKPYICGSNYYQKMGSFPKGEWEIAIDGLYWSFIETHKVEFAKNPRTSVLVGNLQRLKKERKENLFQTAQVWKEKLSILS; encoded by the coding sequence ATGAAAAAAGCCCTCCTCATCCTTGGTAATCAACTTTTTGATTTGAGTTCCATCATTCCTAAAGAAAAACGTGCCGAGTATACAATCTTTATCAGAGAAGACAAAGAGTTATGTACCTATTATCGATTTCATAAACAGAAAATTCTTTTTTTCTTTTTAGCAATGAGGGAGTATGCTCGGGAACTGAAGGGATTTGGATTTTTCGTTCATTATGAAACCTTTGATCCCGATTCGGATACCTATGAATACCATCTCAATCAGTTTATCCAAGAGAAATCAATCGCAGAGCTACATTATTTTGAAATTGAAGATCGGTTTTTTGAAATTAGAATCCAATCATTACTCCAAAAGATAAATATAAAAGGAATCGAACACAAATCTCCTATGTTTCTCACCAAAAGAAAAGAGTTTGATTCGTATCTTTCTTCTCATAAAAGACCTTTCATGAAAACTTTTTATGAATCTCAACGAAAAACATGGAATATCTTACTCGATGAAAAAAAAGAACCAATTGGTGGCCGATGGAGTTATGATACAGAGAATCGTAAAAAACTTCCCAAATCATATATAGCACCTACACTTCCCAAAATTCATTTTTCTAAAAAAGAAAAAGAAGTATTCCAATTGGTCGAATTTAGATTCAAAGACCATCCAGGGAACACGGATGATTTTTGGTTACCTACTTCACGTAGTGGAGCCAAACTTTGGTTAGATCAGTTTTTAAACGAAAGATTGGATTTATTTGGTCCTTATGAAGATGCATTTTCATTGACTGAACCAGTTTTACAACATTCAGTCCTCACTCCTTTTTTAAATGTAGGATTATTAACACCGAAGGAAGTGATAGACCGAACGTTAGAGTTTGCAAATCAAAACAAAATCCCCATTGAATCACTTGAAGGGTTTTTACGCCAAATCATTGGTTGGCGAGAATTCATAAGAGGTATTTATCATAATTTTGGAGTCACCCAAGAAAACTTAAACCATTTTGGACACACACGAAAACTCACCAAACATTGGTATGATGGAACGACAGGGATTCCTCCACTCGATTTTGTCATAAACAAGTGTAATAAACTAGGATATGCCCATCATATCGAACGATTAATGGTGGTTGGGTCTTTAATGGTTTTATTTGAAATACATCCACAAGAAGCATATAGATGGTTTATGGAAATGTTCATTGATTCTTCGGACTGGGTGATGGGTCCGAATGTATATGGAATGGCACTTTTTAGCGACGGTGGAATCTTTGCCACCAAACCGTATATATGTGGATCCAATTATTACCAAAAAATGGGTTCCTTTCCAAAGGGAGAATGGGAAATAGCCATCGATGGATTGTACTGGTCATTTATTGAAACTCATAAAGTTGAATTTGCCAAAAACCCAAGGACTTCTGTCCTCGTTGGAAATTTACAGCGACTGAAAAAAGAAAGGAAGGAGAACCTATTCCAAACTGCACAGGTTTGGAAGGAAAAACTCAGCATTCTCTCCTAA
- the katG gene encoding catalase/peroxidase HPI → MRNFRRFTIALLVLFLGPIGAADTKETGMDRQNTSNQFWWPERLDLAPLRQHGAESNPLGRQFNYAKEFKELDIQTLKQEIKTIMTTSQDWWPSDYGHYGPFFIRMAWHSAGTYRISDGRGGAGGGQQRFEPLNSWPDNANLDKARRLLWPIKKKYGKKISWADLMVLTGNVALESMGFKTYGFAGGRTDDWEADLVYWGPEKKFLEDQRYKGNRELKNPLAAVQMGLIYVNPEGPNGNPDPLAAAKDIRETFGRMAMNDEETVALIAGGHTFGKAHGKADPSKHVGKEPAAAGIEEQGFGWKNNYKKGNAEDTITSGLEGAWTASPTKWTTQYLNNLFGFEWVQTKSPAGAIQWIPKDGAAATMVPDAHDKSLRHAPIMFTTDLALKFDPSYKVIAKRFQENPKEFELAFAKAWFKLTHRDMGPLTRYVGKDLPKEPLIWQDPVPAVSHKLVTAKEIDNLKGKILKSGLTIPQLVRTAWASASSFRSTDMRGGANGARIRLAPQKNWSVNDPDELTKVLKKLEQIQDEFNKSGSKISLADLIVLAGNAAIEEAAKKAGVKINVPFTPGRTDATIEQTDEYSFSVLEPKADAFRNYYGSGNLMSPTEMLVDRANMLSLSIPEMTVLLGGMRSLDANTGKSKHGILTTKPGVLSNDFFVNLLDMSTKWQKSEQSEGLYEGLDRKTGSKKWTATSVDLIFGSHSELRAVAEVYAADDAKEKFVKDFVSAWNKVMMLDRFDVK, encoded by the coding sequence ATGAGAAATTTCAGACGTTTCACAATCGCACTCCTTGTGTTGTTCCTAGGGCCCATCGGCGCCGCGGACACCAAAGAGACAGGCATGGACCGCCAAAACACATCCAACCAATTTTGGTGGCCAGAACGCTTGGATTTGGCACCTCTCCGCCAACATGGCGCAGAATCCAATCCTTTGGGCCGGCAATTCAACTATGCCAAAGAATTTAAGGAATTGGACATCCAAACCTTAAAACAAGAAATCAAAACCATCATGACCACCTCCCAAGACTGGTGGCCTTCTGACTATGGCCATTATGGTCCATTTTTCATCCGGATGGCTTGGCACAGTGCCGGGACATACCGAATTTCAGACGGGCGCGGTGGTGCTGGTGGTGGACAACAACGTTTCGAACCATTGAATAGTTGGCCAGACAACGCAAACCTTGACAAAGCAAGACGGTTACTATGGCCGATCAAAAAGAAATACGGTAAAAAAATATCTTGGGCTGATCTTATGGTCCTCACAGGCAATGTTGCCCTTGAATCAATGGGATTCAAAACCTATGGATTTGCTGGAGGCAGGACTGACGATTGGGAAGCTGACCTAGTATATTGGGGTCCTGAAAAAAAATTCTTAGAAGACCAAAGATATAAAGGAAATCGTGAATTAAAAAACCCACTAGCAGCTGTTCAAATGGGACTCATTTATGTTAATCCAGAGGGACCTAATGGGAACCCAGACCCACTAGCAGCCGCTAAAGATATTAGAGAAACATTTGGTCGTATGGCGATGAATGACGAAGAAACTGTGGCTCTTATTGCTGGTGGACACACATTTGGGAAAGCTCACGGAAAAGCTGATCCTTCAAAACATGTTGGAAAAGAACCGGCAGCTGCTGGGATCGAAGAACAAGGGTTTGGTTGGAAGAATAATTACAAAAAAGGAAATGCAGAAGACACCATCACAAGTGGTCTCGAAGGTGCATGGACTGCAAGCCCAACAAAATGGACCACACAATATCTAAACAATCTATTTGGTTTTGAGTGGGTACAAACAAAAAGTCCAGCAGGTGCTATCCAATGGATTCCGAAAGATGGAGCAGCTGCCACTATGGTTCCAGATGCCCATGACAAATCATTACGCCATGCTCCTATCATGTTCACAACAGACTTGGCTTTAAAATTTGATCCAAGTTACAAAGTGATCGCAAAACGATTCCAAGAAAATCCAAAGGAATTCGAACTCGCGTTTGCAAAGGCTTGGTTTAAATTAACACATAGGGATATGGGACCTCTCACTCGTTATGTGGGAAAAGACCTTCCGAAAGAACCTTTGATTTGGCAAGATCCAGTTCCTGCGGTTTCACACAAATTGGTGACAGCGAAAGAGATCGATAACCTTAAAGGGAAAATTCTGAAGTCAGGACTTACCATCCCTCAACTTGTAAGAACCGCTTGGGCTTCCGCTTCCAGTTTCAGAAGCACTGACATGCGTGGTGGTGCCAATGGTGCAAGGATCCGACTCGCTCCTCAAAAAAATTGGTCAGTCAATGATCCAGATGAGTTAACAAAAGTCTTAAAAAAATTGGAACAAATCCAAGACGAGTTTAACAAATCAGGGAGTAAAATATCACTTGCTGACCTTATCGTTCTTGCTGGGAATGCTGCCATCGAAGAAGCCGCAAAAAAAGCTGGTGTAAAAATCAATGTCCCTTTCACCCCAGGAAGAACCGATGCAACCATTGAACAAACTGATGAGTATTCGTTTTCAGTTTTAGAACCGAAAGCAGATGCCTTTAGAAACTATTACGGTTCAGGGAATTTGATGTCGCCTACTGAGATGTTAGTTGATAGAGCAAACATGTTGTCACTTTCTATCCCAGAAATGACAGTATTACTTGGTGGAATGCGTTCGTTAGATGCAAATACAGGTAAATCTAAACATGGTATCTTAACAACAAAACCAGGTGTACTATCGAACGATTTCTTTGTGAACCTTCTCGACATGTCAACAAAATGGCAAAAGTCAGAACAATCAGAAGGATTGTATGAAGGATTAGATCGCAAAACTGGATCCAAAAAATGGACAGCTACTTCGGTTGATTTGATTTTTGGATCTCATTCTGAGCTTCGTGCAGTTGCGGAAGTATATGCAGCTGATGATGCAAAAGAAAAGTTTGTGAAAGATTTTGTTTCTGCTTGGAACAAAGTGATGATGTTAGATCGTTTCGATGTAAAGTAA
- a CDS encoding high-potential iron-sulfur protein, protein MKQFSRKQFLNRSIVLASTLSLLGGEWFLYAKDPEKVINVEPPEGLKPISENDPTAQALGFHQDAKNTDFILYPERKLPQSKNHVCNQCVQFTKLNDGWGKCNILQAGVVSTNGWCSAWSKKN, encoded by the coding sequence ATGAAACAGTTCAGTCGCAAACAATTTCTAAACAGATCCATTGTCCTTGCGTCTACTCTCTCCCTTTTAGGGGGAGAGTGGTTTCTCTACGCTAAGGATCCAGAAAAAGTGATCAATGTAGAACCACCTGAAGGCCTAAAACCGATTTCAGAAAATGATCCCACAGCACAAGCATTAGGTTTTCACCAAGATGCAAAAAATACTGACTTTATTTTGTATCCAGAGAGAAAACTCCCCCAATCGAAAAACCATGTGTGTAACCAATGTGTCCAGTTTACCAAACTTAACGATGGATGGGGAAAATGTAATATACTTCAAGCTGGAGTTGTATCCACAAATGGTTGGTGTTCTGCTTGGTCTAAAAAAAATTAA
- a CDS encoding ATP-dependent DNA helicase RecQ yields the protein MIDESILGTFGIKSFRGNQERIIEHVLSGNNALVLMPTGMGKSICYQIPSLVFDGTCIVISPLIALMKDQVDSLVAKGIAATYINSSLNRITRMDRYERLKAGGYKIVYVSPERFQKKEFLDAIQSIPISLLAIDEAHCISQWGHDFRPDYSKIKWFRKLLKHPPTIALTATASLRVQNDIIEQIGLPKEEIQIFDDGLFRPNLQLTVNECFDVETKYKLVFEILQSKKGVSIVYFSLIQELENFSRWLDTKRFPHLVYHGKRSNQDRSSTLSKFIKSENAVLLATNAFGMGVDKANVRNVIHFQIPGSIEAYYQEIGRAGRDGKDSFCHLFYTEDDLAIQMDFIDWQNPELPYLKKLYQLLVQKQNELSALDYGTIQSFMTYKNKSDHRVQTALNLLSRVSLISGDLEQGTLQLEQDWDDGLFSKEELEMKKKESGKRLYQMLQYTKTKDCRRKFIHLYFDSPFTSCGNCDVCLGMDPN from the coding sequence ATGATAGACGAATCCATTTTAGGCACCTTCGGGATCAAATCATTTCGTGGGAATCAGGAAAGAATTATTGAACATGTGTTAAGTGGCAATAATGCACTCGTTTTAATGCCAACAGGTATGGGAAAATCCATTTGTTACCAAATTCCATCTTTGGTTTTTGATGGAACCTGTATTGTCATCTCCCCACTCATCGCTTTAATGAAGGACCAAGTGGATTCATTAGTAGCAAAAGGTATTGCTGCTACTTATATCAACTCAAGTTTGAATCGCATAACAAGGATGGATCGGTATGAACGATTGAAGGCTGGTGGTTATAAAATTGTTTATGTTTCACCAGAAAGGTTTCAGAAAAAAGAATTTTTAGATGCTATTCAATCCATTCCCATCTCCCTACTTGCCATTGATGAAGCACATTGTATAAGCCAATGGGGTCATGATTTTCGCCCCGATTATTCAAAAATCAAATGGTTTCGTAAACTTCTAAAACATCCACCAACCATTGCTTTGACAGCTACCGCTTCCCTCCGAGTACAAAATGACATTATCGAACAGATTGGTTTGCCAAAAGAGGAAATCCAGATCTTTGATGATGGATTGTTTCGCCCTAATTTACAATTAACTGTTAACGAATGTTTTGATGTGGAAACAAAATACAAATTGGTATTTGAAATCTTACAATCGAAAAAGGGAGTTTCGATTGTATATTTTAGCCTCATCCAAGAGTTGGAAAATTTTAGTAGGTGGTTGGATACAAAACGATTTCCCCATTTGGTTTATCATGGGAAACGATCCAACCAAGATCGGAGTTCTACATTATCGAAATTTATAAAATCAGAAAACGCAGTATTACTTGCAACAAATGCATTTGGAATGGGAGTCGATAAGGCCAATGTTCGAAATGTAATCCATTTTCAAATTCCAGGGAGTATAGAAGCGTATTACCAAGAAATAGGAAGAGCAGGGAGAGATGGGAAAGATTCCTTCTGTCATCTTTTTTATACCGAAGATGATTTAGCAATCCAAATGGATTTTATCGATTGGCAGAATCCTGAACTACCTTATTTAAAAAAATTATACCAGTTACTCGTTCAGAAACAAAACGAACTTTCGGCTTTGGATTATGGAACCATCCAATCGTTTATGACTTATAAAAATAAATCAGACCATCGTGTCCAAACAGCTTTGAATTTGTTATCACGTGTTAGTCTTATTTCTGGTGATTTGGAACAAGGCACATTACAACTAGAACAAGATTGGGATGATGGTTTATTCTCCAAAGAAGAGTTGGAGATGAAGAAAAAAGAAAGTGGAAAACGCCTCTACCAAATGCTCCAGTATACAAAAACAAAAGATTGTAGAAGGAAGTTTATCCACCTTTATTTTGATTCCCCTTTTACATCTTGTGGGAATTGTGATGTATGTTTGGGAATGGATCCAAATTAA
- a CDS encoding ATP-binding cassette domain-containing protein, protein MIEINIQKTFSTNGLSPIKLSFVCNLPEGEIIVFFGPSGAGKTTFFKLFSGILTPDSGSITVSGETWYDSEKKINLPINKRSISALFQDHTLFPNMNVLENLKFSFPSSKINIGLLEELVEVSEIGSILSEPIAHLSSGQKQRVSLVRSLLQKPSLLLLDEPFSSLDLKLRKQLMGLIKSLQKKWQMTVFVITHEIPEIIDLANQVYFVENGQFQTFGKPLELFSKKDGGTLVCEVVGENLSTDVVSLWVPNQLVSVPKKNQMIQKQIGDSITCKLDLN, encoded by the coding sequence ATGATTGAAATTAATATTCAAAAAACTTTTTCAACAAATGGTTTGTCTCCCATCAAACTTTCGTTTGTATGCAATCTACCTGAAGGAGAAATTATTGTTTTTTTTGGTCCTTCCGGCGCTGGGAAAACTACATTCTTTAAATTATTTTCAGGAATTTTAACTCCAGACAGTGGAAGTATCACTGTTTCAGGGGAAACTTGGTATGATTCCGAAAAGAAGATAAATCTTCCAATCAATAAACGATCTATTTCTGCATTATTCCAAGATCATACTTTGTTTCCGAATATGAACGTGTTGGAGAATCTAAAATTTTCATTTCCTAGTAGCAAAATAAACATTGGTTTGTTGGAAGAATTGGTAGAGGTTTCAGAAATTGGATCTATTTTATCCGAACCCATTGCGCACTTATCAAGTGGACAAAAACAAAGAGTGTCTCTTGTCAGGAGTTTACTCCAAAAACCAAGCTTACTTTTGTTAGATGAGCCATTTTCTTCATTGGACTTAAAACTTCGAAAACAACTAATGGGACTAATCAAATCCTTACAAAAAAAATGGCAAATGACGGTTTTTGTCATCACACATGAAATTCCTGAAATCATTGATCTCGCTAATCAAGTTTATTTTGTTGAGAATGGTCAATTCCAGACATTTGGAAAGCCTTTGGAATTATTTTCAAAGAAGGATGGTGGTACTTTAGTTTGTGAAGTGGTTGGCGAAAATTTGTCTACGGATGTTGTATCTTTGTGGGTTCCGAACCAATTGGTAAGTGTTCCAAAAAAGAATCAAATGATCCAAAAACAAATCGGGGATTCCATTACTTGTAAATTGGATCTAAACTAA
- the modB gene encoding molybdate ABC transporter permease subunit — protein MAVLTTIVLVFVTIPIAYFLVFTQFRFRIFLETILNLPLVLPPTVIGFYLLVLFSPKYLLGEFLDNTFEFRLTFSFLGILFGSLVFNLPFMLQAIQVGFSSLPKSYIETGRILGKSKWTILTKIILPNSKFSIFAGMVLTFAHTIGEFGVVLLIGGSIPGKTKVASIAIFEEVEAMNYANAHLYALILVSISFVSLFLLFLWKRNGFLFMGLDQK, from the coding sequence TTGGCAGTATTAACAACAATTGTATTAGTATTCGTTACCATACCTATCGCGTATTTTTTGGTGTTCACTCAATTTCGATTTCGAATTTTTTTGGAAACAATCTTAAATTTACCATTGGTTTTGCCTCCAACAGTCATTGGATTTTATTTATTGGTGTTATTTAGTCCAAAATATTTGTTAGGTGAGTTTTTAGACAACACATTCGAGTTTAGACTGACATTTAGCTTTCTTGGAATTTTGTTTGGATCACTTGTGTTTAATCTTCCATTTATGTTACAAGCGATCCAAGTAGGTTTTTCCTCGTTACCAAAATCGTACATTGAAACTGGAAGGATTTTAGGAAAATCGAAATGGACTATCTTAACAAAAATCATTTTGCCCAATTCTAAGTTTTCAATTTTTGCAGGAATGGTTCTCACTTTTGCTCATACAATCGGTGAGTTTGGGGTTGTTTTGCTCATCGGCGGGAGTATTCCTGGGAAAACAAAAGTGGCATCGATTGCAATTTTTGAAGAAGTAGAGGCGATGAATTATGCCAATGCTCATCTTTATGCTCTTATCCTTGTTTCCATTAGTTTTGTTAGTTTATTTTTATTATTCTTATGGAAACGAAATGGATTTTTGTTTATGGGTTTGGACCAAAAATAA
- the modA gene encoding molybdate ABC transporter substrate-binding protein, producing the protein MKHLVDRYFQFCKSSLFQRFTFFGFILFLFGISLFAEKIKFEEQDSDQEIIVAVAANFKSPMEEIQRMFQKQYPNSKIMYLYGASGHLTNQIRNGAPIDLFLSADLDFPTTLYQEGYSENPPEVYAEGILILVGNETLGSETPIPTILESKQTKHIAIANPKTAPYGRAAVEYLQKVGVWKSIQDKLVYGESVTQVNQFVLAGASDIGFTSYSAVKSNENLWKYWKKIDPEFISPILQGKILIKSKSLNQSGKRKMVQNLYQFINSNYTDSIFKKYGYGIPNLNAKSK; encoded by the coding sequence ATGAAACATCTGGTCGATAGATATTTCCAATTTTGCAAAAGCAGTCTATTTCAGAGATTTACCTTTTTCGGATTCATTCTCTTTCTATTTGGCATCTCCCTCTTTGCAGAGAAAATAAAGTTTGAAGAACAAGATTCAGACCAAGAGATCATCGTTGCTGTGGCGGCCAATTTTAAGAGTCCTATGGAAGAAATCCAAAGAATGTTTCAAAAACAATATCCAAATTCTAAAATCATGTATTTATACGGTGCTTCTGGCCATTTAACAAACCAAATACGGAATGGAGCTCCCATCGATTTGTTTTTATCTGCAGATTTAGATTTTCCCACCACTTTGTATCAGGAAGGTTATTCGGAAAACCCACCTGAAGTGTATGCTGAAGGCATTTTAATACTAGTGGGAAATGAAACACTCGGTTCCGAAACACCCATTCCAACTATTTTGGAATCAAAACAAACCAAACACATTGCCATTGCCAATCCAAAAACAGCTCCTTATGGCCGTGCGGCCGTAGAATACCTCCAAAAAGTTGGAGTTTGGAAATCCATCCAAGATAAATTGGTATATGGTGAAAGTGTCACTCAGGTAAACCAATTTGTATTAGCGGGAGCTTCTGATATTGGTTTTACGTCTTATTCTGCAGTTAAGTCCAATGAGAATTTATGGAAGTATTGGAAAAAAATAGACCCAGAATTCATATCTCCCATTTTACAGGGAAAAATTTTGATAAAATCAAAATCATTGAACCAAAGTGGAAAAAGAAAGATGGTTCAAAATTTATACCAGTTCATTAATTCAAACTACACGGATTCAATTTTTAAAAAATATGGTTATGGCATTCCAAATCTAAATGCCAAGTCCAAGTAG